The Magnolia sinica isolate HGM2019 chromosome 10, MsV1, whole genome shotgun sequence genome includes a window with the following:
- the LOC131257882 gene encoding glucan endo-1,3-beta-glucosidase 5-like, whose amino-acid sequence MAEKPHLSSASTLLSLLLLFSSLIPAQTAIGVNWGTISSHRLTPSVVVDLMKQNRITKVKLFDADPTSLKALMGSGIEVMVGIPNDMLAALASSAAAADLWVRENVSIYAGKNGADIRYVAVGNEPFLSNYQGQYQSVIVPALLNLQQSLAKANLANFVKLVVPCNADAYESSLPSQGSFRPELTQIMTQIVSFLNTNGSPFVVNIYPFISLYQSTDFPQDYAFFDGTSHAIIDGPNVYSNAFDGNFDTLVAALNRIGYGQMPIVIGEVGWPSDGAVSANLSAARAFNQGLIKHVLSNKGTPLRPGIPPMDIYLFSLLDEEQKSILPGNFERHWGIFSFDGQAKYPLNLGLGNRILKNARDVQYLPSRWCVADPSRDLSGVANHMRLACSVADCTTLSYGGSCNAIGTKGNISYAFNSYYQLQKQKSRSCDFDGLGMVTFLDPSIGECRFLVGISENSSASIVGCWSLFGACIMSLWVFLLMRIWGSM is encoded by the exons ATGGCAGAAAAGCCCCACCTTTCATCAGCttccaccctcctctctctcctcctcctcttctcctCCCTCATCCCAGCCCAAACAGCCATTGGTGTGAACTGGGGCACCATCTCTTCTCACAGGCTCACCCCCTCTGTCGTCGTTGATCTCATGAAACAGAACAGAATCACGAAGGTGAAGCTCTTCGACGCGGACCCCACCAGCCTGAAGGCCCTGATGGGAAGTGGTATTGAGGTGATGGTGGGGATCCCAAATGATATGCTGGCGGCGTTGGCGTCTTCGGCTGCCGCAGCTGATCTGTGGGTGAGGGAGAATGTGTCGATTTATGCGGGGAAAAACGGCGCTGATATCAG GTATGTTGCGGTCGGCAATGAGCCTTTCCTCTCAAACTACCAAGGCCAATATCAGTCTGTCATCGTCCCTGCTCTCCTCAACCTGCAGCAGTCCTTGGCAAAAGCCAATCTTGCAAACTTTGTAAAGCTAGTGGTTCCTTGCAATGCTGATGCATATGAATCTTCACTTCCTTCTCAGGGCTCATTCCGACCTGAGCTGACTCAGATAATGACCCAGATTGTCTCCTTTCTCAACACAAACGGCTCCCCCTTTGTTGTCAACATCTACCCCTTCATAAGCCTGTATCAGAGCACCGACTTCCCGCAAGACTATGCCTTCTTTGATGGAACTTCACATGCCATTATAGATGGGCCGAATGTTTATTCCAATGCATTTGACGGCAATTTCGACACCTTGGTCGCGGCCCTTAATAGAATTGGTTATGGCCAGATGCCCATCGTAATCGGTGAGGTGGGCTGGCCATCGGATGGTGCAGTAAGTGCGAATCTCAGTGCTGCAAGGGCCTTCAATCAAGGCCTGATAAAACATGTACTGAGCAACAAAGGAACTCCGTTGAGACCGGGCATCCCGCCCATGGATATCTATCTTTTCAGTCTACTTGACGAGGAGCAAAAGAGCATACTGCCCGGGAACTTCGAAAGACACTGGGGGATTTTCTCTTTCGATGGGCAGGCCAAGTACCCATTGAACCTTGGCTTGGGCAATAGAATATTGAAGAATGCCAGAGACGTTCAATACCTTCCATCAAGGTGGTGTGTTGCAGACCCATCTCGGGATCTTTCAGGTGTAGCCAATCACATGAGGCTGGCATGTAGCGTCGCAGATTGCACCACACTCTCATATGGCGGGTCGTGCAATGCGATCGGGACAAAGGGAAATATTTCATATGCTTTCAACAGTTACTACCAGTTACAGAAACAGAAATCGCGGAGTTGTGATTTTGATGGCCTCGGGATGGTCACATTTCTCGACCCTTCGATTGGGGAATGCCGATTTCTTGTCGGGATCAGCGAAAACAGTTCGGCAAGCATTGTGGGGTGTTGGAGCTTATTTGGGGCATGTATTATGAGCTTGTGGGTGTTTCTGCTAATGAGAATTTGGGGGTCTATGTAA